A genomic window from Helicobacter pylori includes:
- a CDS encoding DEAD/DEAH box helicase family protein, producing the protein MFASLNVLKELQKHYKTNPKDPLKGVIWHTQGSGKTALTYHLTKIIKDFFNPLNKKTKFYFIVDRLDLLEQAKSEFLKRGLEVHEPKNKEELSQKLKSLSVFDGTQGNDEIVVVNIQRFKDPNEKDHENNENKDLSNNNPKEIVSKTELQEAIQNNHDLQRVFIIDEAHRSYDPKGCFYANLIECDKTAIKIALTGTPLLENDAQDKATKNTFGNYLHTYSYIESIKDKHTLTLKLEIIEKSYKEKLQEIYRLLQESITIEDIKIKKETIFNDEKYIKAMLSYIIRDLLNFRQLNDDKNLKAMVVCFSSAQAKKANEFFNKVQEEVLQNHPNLSILNKLQSDLILYDEPEVKEKIHSFKHEDTDIVFVFNMLLTGFDLPNLKRLYIHRKLDKHNLLQALARVNRPYNNMSFGYLIDFVGIEENFDKTTDDYLKELNAFNLNSSNQDDANDIKNIFADPKILEKDIKNAYDDLFNYPIDDIEAMTSAIVSISEMNEFLKVSHAINTLKERYNIIRTSNDEKILYLKEKMDIEKISKISSMLSQKAKQLHALKNINEPKNPNDLIVLEDLIALLDFKIEFKESKELHFKEREEINAKYQQAKEILENSPDKKSKEFQNFSKELSKLLQTPTTSQNFNEISTACSALISQLEKANQQTTNLLNKYNNDPSYAITHKRLIEKTISNPTGIFTLLSALKSAIDERISKRQEILTEEDTLKNAINAELKNAFNKNPSLKDLQKEREFIAQTLFNELTQNHHQGNSNA; encoded by the coding sequence ATGTTTGCGAGTTTGAATGTTTTAAAAGAATTGCAAAAACATTACAAAACTAACCCTAAAGACCCCTTAAAAGGCGTCATTTGGCACACACAAGGCAGCGGTAAAACCGCCTTAACCTACCATTTAACCAAAATCATAAAAGACTTTTTTAACCCCCTCAATAAAAAAACTAAATTTTATTTTATTGTGGACAGACTGGATTTATTAGAACAAGCTAAAAGCGAGTTTTTAAAAAGAGGCCTTGAAGTGCATGAGCCAAAAAATAAAGAAGAATTGAGCCAAAAATTAAAAAGCCTTAGCGTGTTTGATGGCACTCAAGGGAATGATGAAATCGTTGTTGTGAATATCCAGCGATTCAAAGACCCTAATGAAAAAGACCATGAAAATAATGAAAATAAAGATCTTTCTAACAACAATCCTAAAGAAATCGTTTCTAAAACGGAATTGCAAGAAGCGATACAAAATAACCACGATTTGCAAAGGGTGTTTATCATAGATGAAGCCCACAGGAGCTATGACCCTAAAGGTTGCTTTTACGCTAATTTGATAGAATGCGACAAAACAGCAATTAAAATCGCCCTCACAGGCACGCCCCTATTAGAAAACGACGCGCAAGATAAAGCCACTAAAAACACTTTTGGCAATTATTTGCACACCTATTCTTATATAGAATCCATTAAAGACAAACACACCCTAACGCTCAAATTAGAAATCATTGAAAAGAGTTACAAAGAAAAACTGCAAGAAATCTATCGCCTTTTGCAAGAAAGCATCACTATTGAAGATATAAAAATCAAAAAAGAGACTATTTTTAATGATGAAAAATACATTAAAGCCATGCTCTCTTATATCATTAGAGATTTATTGAATTTCAGGCAATTGAATGATGATAAAAATTTAAAGGCTATGGTGGTTTGTTTTTCAAGCGCGCAAGCTAAAAAAGCTAATGAGTTTTTTAATAAAGTTCAAGAAGAAGTCTTGCAAAACCACCCTAACCTAAGCATTTTAAACAAACTCCAATCTGACTTGATTTTGTATGATGAACCAGAAGTCAAAGAAAAGATTCATTCTTTCAAACATGAAGATACCGATATAGTCTTTGTGTTTAACATGCTTTTAACCGGCTTTGATTTACCCAATCTCAAACGCCTTTATATCCACAGAAAATTAGACAAACACAATTTACTCCAAGCCCTAGCCAGGGTGAATCGCCCCTATAACAACATGTCTTTTGGCTACCTTATAGATTTTGTAGGCATTGAAGAAAATTTTGACAAAACGACTGATGATTACTTGAAAGAATTAAACGCCTTTAATCTAAACAGCTCTAATCAAGACGATGCCAATGATATTAAAAATATATTTGCAGATCCTAAGATTTTAGAAAAAGACATTAAAAACGCCTACGATGATCTTTTTAATTACCCCATTGATGATATAGAGGCCATGACTAGCGCTATTGTCAGTATAAGCGAAATGAACGAGTTTTTAAAAGTCTCACACGCCATTAACACGCTTAAAGAACGCTACAACATCATACGGACTTCTAACGATGAAAAAATCCTTTACTTAAAAGAAAAAATGGATATTGAAAAAATCAGCAAAATCTCTTCAATGCTGAGCCAAAAAGCCAAACAACTCCATGCGTTAAAAAACATCAATGAGCCTAAAAACCCAAACGATTTAATCGTTTTAGAAGACCTCATCGCTCTTTTAGACTTTAAAATAGAGTTTAAAGAAAGCAAAGAATTGCACTTTAAAGAAAGAGAAGAGATTAACGCCAAATACCAACAAGCTAAAGAGATTTTAGAAAATAGCCCAGACAAAAAAAGTAAGGAATTTCAAAATTTTTCTAAAGAGCTTTCAAAATTGCTCCAAACGCCCACAACAAGCCAGAATTTTAATGAAATTTCTACCGCTTGCAGCGCGCTTATTTCCCAACTAGAAAAAGCCAACCAACAAACCACTAACCTATTAAATAAATATAATAATGATCCCTCTTATGCGATCACGCACAAACGCCTTATAGAAAAAACCATTTCTAACCCAACGGGTATTTTTACGCTTTTAAGCGCGCTCAAAAGCGCTATTGATGAGCGTATTTCTAAACGGCAAGAAATCTTAACCGAAGAAGATACTCTCAAAAATGCCATAAATGCAGAATTAAAGAACGCTTTCAACAAAAACCCCTCCTTAAAAGATTTACAAAAAGAAAGAGAATTTATCGCTCAAACCCTTTTTAACGAACTCACACAAAACCACCATCAAGGAAATTCCAATGCCTAA
- a CDS encoding DUF5644 domain-containing protein translates to MSVLKLHLKVFRFEAKKDYNPAYESYFLEYQEDQYLLDLLKQLKGVSYNENIALKINQIAVFEDAKVSDLVAFFSKEWVLEPLSKRYALKDLTIDEKEVLKNYEDFFKQVPYITKGEKEELEKFIQINFINPQTNPKYLGDGFFLYVKWLMKRYPTERNRLLEMISKPESGVMNFLSVARYLYKNDDNIDHEIYELQEMLTNSTIKPWKDFAKNLLSLFQYNPNPPKTPNPPKTCTLFNAYAKHLNAQPLLKSTKLYLEKMGQKTIDLPFCYDGGYYGKIISTHDFLTACAYNLALAKANGVSLIFCEEDAYLNILHAKEILDNNPEIINSVNEKLKKYQLVYEKGVEVVYLNEWVNAFLAWELKSPFDAFLGAEFSRIKKSDHFFNKIHLKSPNFLESFQNYAPLLESNETSGLFQCAHLRYLGIDLGADFLITHSLGLFHAFENLSLKASKIYKRDNDNTPTLFLPQIALMAMGEKNKQALGLEEHYHQITFI, encoded by the coding sequence ATGAGCGTTTTGAAATTGCATTTAAAAGTCTTTCGTTTTGAAGCCAAAAAAGATTACAACCCTGCTTATGAGTCCTATTTTTTAGAATACCAAGAAGATCAATACCTTTTAGATCTTTTAAAACAACTCAAAGGCGTGAGCTATAATGAAAACATCGCGCTTAAGATCAACCAAATTGCAGTGTTTGAAGACGCTAAAGTGAGCGATTTGGTGGCGTTTTTTTCTAAAGAGTGGGTGCTAGAGCCATTATCCAAACGATACGCTTTAAAAGATTTGACGATTGATGAAAAGGAAGTTTTAAAAAACTATGAAGATTTTTTCAAGCAAGTCCCCTACATCACGAAAGGCGAAAAAGAAGAATTAGAAAAATTCATTCAAATCAATTTCATCAACCCCCAAACCAACCCCAAGTATTTAGGCGATGGCTTTTTCTTGTATGTTAAATGGCTGATGAAACGCTACCCCACAGAGCGGAACCGATTGTTAGAAATGATTTCTAAGCCTGAAAGCGGTGTGATGAATTTTTTAAGCGTGGCGCGTTATCTCTATAAAAACGATGATAATATTGACCATGAGATCTATGAATTGCAAGAAATGCTCACCAATTCCACAATCAAGCCATGGAAGGATTTTGCTAAAAATCTTTTAAGCCTTTTTCAATACAACCCTAACCCTCCTAAAACGCCTAACCCCCCCAAAACTTGCACGCTCTTTAACGCTTATGCGAAGCATTTAAACGCGCAACCTCTTTTAAAAAGCACTAAGCTCTATTTAGAAAAAATGGGGCAAAAAACCATTGATCTGCCTTTTTGTTATGATGGGGGCTATTATGGGAAGATTATCAGCACGCATGATTTTCTCACGGCTTGTGCGTACAATCTGGCTTTAGCTAAAGCCAATGGCGTTTCGCTCATTTTTTGCGAAGAAGATGCGTATTTGAATATCTTGCATGCTAAAGAAATTTTAGACAACAACCCTGAAATCATCAACTCTGTCAATGAAAAATTGAAAAAATACCAGCTCGTTTATGAAAAAGGCGTTGAGGTCGTCTATCTTAATGAGTGGGTTAATGCATTTTTGGCATGGGAATTGAAAAGCCCTTTTGATGCGTTTTTAGGGGCTGAATTTTCTCGCATTAAAAAAAGCGATCATTTTTTCAATAAAATCCATTTAAAAAGCCCTAATTTTTTAGAATCCTTTCAAAATTACGCCCCTCTTTTAGAATCCAATGAAACAAGCGGCTTATTCCAATGCGCGCATTTACGCTATTTAGGGATTGATTTAGGGGCGGATTTTTTAATTACGCATTCTTTAGGGCTTTTTCACGCTTTTGAAAATTTGAGCCTTAAAGCTTCAAAAATTTACAAAAGAGATAATGACAACACCCCTACCTTATTTTTACCCCAAATCGCGCTAATGGCTATGGGAGAAAAAAACAAGCAAGCCCTAGGGCTTGAAGAGCATTATCATCAAATTACTTTCATTTAA
- a CDS encoding TerB family tellurite resistance protein: MEIILLIVAAIVLFYFYNTLKEYLKNPLNPKAKTEEYELKDDPYLLVQSSPLDKFKQTQVGAYMRLLKFLDIQKNALDNALRTLFINELERSLNTEQQNLAKELLNEPVDKKENFESLCQEIADHTHGEYTKRLKLVEFLMLLAYADGILDSKEKELFLDVGAFLQIDNHDFNELYDNFERFNSIEIPMSLEDAQNLFEIQTTTTAQVLEKKALDLSALYYHKMNDNKRYNEQEFVSLRKIALASQLLENNLKDS; encoded by the coding sequence ATGGAAATCATTTTATTAATTGTCGCAGCGATTGTGTTATTTTATTTTTACAACACCCTCAAAGAATATTTGAAAAACCCCTTAAACCCTAAGGCCAAAACCGAAGAATACGAATTGAAAGATGACCCCTATTTGTTAGTGCAATCCAGCCCCCTAGACAAATTCAAGCAAACCCAAGTTGGCGCGTATATGCGACTTTTAAAGTTTTTAGACATTCAAAAAAACGCTTTGGATAACGCCTTAAGAACGCTTTTTATCAATGAATTAGAGCGATCTTTAAACACCGAGCAACAAAATTTAGCTAAAGAGCTTCTTAATGAGCCTGTGGATAAAAAAGAAAATTTTGAATCCTTATGCCAAGAAATCGCTGATCACACGCATGGGGAATACACCAAACGCCTAAAATTAGTGGAATTTTTGATGTTACTAGCCTATGCTGATGGGATATTAGATAGCAAAGAAAAAGAATTGTTTTTAGATGTGGGGGCGTTTTTGCAGATAGACAATCACGATTTTAACGAGCTTTATGACAATTTTGAACGCTTCAATTCAATAGAAATCCCCATGTCTTTAGAAGATGCACAAAATCTTTTTGAAATCCAAACTACCACCACCGCACAAGTATTAGAGAAAAAAGCCTTGGATTTGAGCGCTCTCTATTACCACAAAATGAATGACAACAAACGCTACAACGAGCAAGAATTTGTCTCTTTGAGAAAAATCGCTCTCGCTTCTCAACTTTTAGAAAATAATTTAAAAGACTCATAA
- a CDS encoding type I restriction endonuclease: MPYNEITRVQVPALMHLAKLGYNFISQKDKPKLDATTNVLTDSFTQAFNQLNPNKNAQETLNGMKKRLNYDDLGKSFYEYLLKSEHQIIDFNNPNNNRYEMMAELPYKSLRPDITLFINGLPLVNIEVKQPYAEKGIKEERDRHIQRYKNPENKVFYNLTQIWLFSDNLPYDDTNPNQGAFYGASYSPIFQRFVEANKLDITPPPPKMIKMIKTIKTTDRLKKFKKRS; the protein is encoded by the coding sequence ATGCCGTATAACGAAATCACAAGGGTTCAAGTCCCTGCTTTAATGCATTTAGCCAAGTTGGGCTACAACTTTATTTCCCAAAAAGATAAGCCTAAACTGGATGCAACGACTAATGTTTTAACCGATAGTTTCACTCAAGCCTTTAACCAACTAAACCCCAATAAAAATGCACAAGAAACGCTTAATGGCATGAAAAAACGCTTGAATTATGATGATTTAGGCAAAAGCTTTTATGAATACTTGCTCAAAAGCGAGCATCAAATCATAGACTTTAATAACCCTAACAACAATCGTTATGAAATGATGGCTGAATTACCCTACAAATCCCTAAGACCTGATATAACCCTTTTTATCAACGGCTTGCCTTTGGTGAATATAGAAGTTAAACAGCCTTACGCCGAAAAAGGCATTAAAGAGGAAAGAGATCGCCATATCCAACGCTATAAAAACCCTGAAAACAAAGTTTTTTATAACCTCACGCAAATTTGGCTCTTTAGCGATAATTTACCCTATGATGACACAAATCCTAATCAAGGGGCGTTTTATGGCGCTTCTTATTCGCCCATTTTCCAACGCTTTGTTGAAGCCAATAAGCTAGATATTACCCCCCCCCCCCCGAAAATGATCAAAATGATCAAAACCATCAAAACCACAGATCGCTTGAAGAAATTCAAAAAAAGATCTTAA
- a CDS encoding motility associated factor glycosyltransferase family protein, protein MPFLKALESFDAPFLEKEISKRFRDNLIFFKSYHPNLFNALNTPFKNYQLLFETNHFNLLHTPTNALSYPKNQMIETAFNMASNPLNNPRWSLDNNRLSLHYLKTQNNHKLPLTLKATHAISNFLNQTHTPCSLGLFLPPTMIYGVLDGLFLAILQAQHYRFHSLYLFEENLDLFKISCYFVRYEDLMIKGAKLFIQGFFNPNELKMDFLKRPVTHSFLKLEIMPYKSAFNLHMQENIQSYYKQALRGWGSFEDEWLGFKNTLKNLPLYKTLKTKPKKINAPICVVGNGPSLDLLLPFLKENEENCIIFSCGTALKPLKTHGVKVDFQIEVERIDYLKEVLEKAPLKDTPLIGANMLNPNAFNLAKEALMFMRGGSACAYISPLSVEYAAPFVGNAGVALASLMSNEIYLCALDCAYIKGFKKHAKNSYYENEKEIDFSSLISVEGNVKGYETFSDSLFLLSKERIEEALIYYKPKKVYNLSYGAKIKHAFSMDHSQIQLKNCNKQEAITRIKTMFSPQNHHAKDLKNLQKNLIDFKESFLKSLNTPCQSKQEVFEWVDNLNILCQTTSAKNPTIGILFEGSIAHILQSVLIVSLHLKENELTHFINHSQNTLKQFLKEACLLLQMQLKQP, encoded by the coding sequence ATGCCCTTTTTAAAAGCCCTAGAATCTTTTGATGCACCCTTTTTAGAAAAAGAAATTTCAAAGCGTTTTAGGGATAATTTAATTTTTTTCAAATCCTATCACCCCAATCTGTTTAACGCCCTCAATACGCCTTTTAAAAATTACCAATTGCTTTTTGAAACAAATCATTTCAATCTCTTACACACGCCAACAAACGCTTTAAGCTACCCTAAAAATCAAATGATAGAAACCGCTTTCAACATGGCTTCTAACCCCTTGAATAACCCCAGATGGTCATTAGACAATAACCGCCTCTCTTTACATTATTTAAAAACTCAAAACAACCACAAACTCCCCCTAACCCTTAAAGCCACGCATGCGATCTCAAACTTTTTAAATCAAACTCACACGCCTTGCTCTTTAGGGCTATTCTTACCCCCTACCATGATTTATGGCGTTTTAGACGGCTTGTTTTTGGCTATTTTACAGGCTCAACATTACCGCTTCCATTCGCTTTATTTGTTTGAAGAAAATTTAGATCTGTTTAAAATCAGTTGCTATTTTGTGCGTTATGAAGATTTGATGATAAAAGGGGCTAAACTCTTTATTCAAGGGTTTTTTAACCCTAATGAATTGAAAATGGATTTTTTAAAACGCCCTGTTACGCATTCTTTTTTGAAACTAGAAATCATGCCCTATAAAAGCGCTTTTAATTTGCACATGCAAGAAAACATTCAAAGCTATTACAAACAAGCCTTAAGGGGTTGGGGGAGTTTTGAAGATGAATGGCTAGGGTTTAAAAACACGCTTAAAAACTTACCCCTATACAAAACCCTAAAAACCAAACCCAAAAAGATTAACGCCCCTATTTGCGTGGTGGGTAATGGGCCAAGTTTGGATTTACTCTTACCCTTTTTAAAAGAAAATGAAGAAAATTGCATCATTTTTTCATGCGGAACCGCTTTAAAGCCTTTAAAAACGCATGGCGTTAAAGTGGATTTTCAAATAGAAGTGGAGCGCATTGATTATCTTAAAGAGGTTTTAGAAAAAGCCCCCCTAAAAGACACCCCTTTAATAGGGGCTAACATGCTCAATCCTAACGCCTTTAATCTAGCCAAAGAAGCGTTGATGTTCATGCGTGGGGGGAGTGCTTGCGCGTATATAAGCCCTTTAAGCGTGGAATACGCAGCGCCTTTTGTGGGCAATGCTGGGGTGGCTTTAGCGAGTTTGATGAGCAATGAAATCTATTTGTGCGCTTTAGATTGCGCTTATATCAAAGGGTTTAAAAAACACGCTAAAAATTCCTATTATGAAAATGAAAAAGAAATTGATTTTTCATCTTTAATCAGCGTGGAGGGTAATGTTAAAGGCTATGAAACTTTTAGCGACTCGCTCTTTTTACTCTCTAAAGAAAGGATTGAAGAAGCCCTTATTTATTATAAGCCTAAAAAAGTCTATAATCTGAGCTATGGGGCTAAAATCAAGCATGCCTTTAGCATGGATCACTCTCAAATCCAATTAAAAAATTGCAACAAACAAGAAGCTATTACTCGCATTAAAACCATGTTTAGCCCCCAAAATCACCATGCCAAAGATTTAAAAAATTTGCAAAAAAACCTTATTGATTTTAAAGAAAGTTTTTTAAAATCTTTAAACACGCCCTGCCAAAGCAAACAAGAAGTGTTTGAATGGGTGGATAATTTGAATATATTGTGCCAAACAACCAGCGCTAAAAACCCCACCATAGGCATTTTATTTGAAGGGAGTATCGCGCACATCTTGCAAAGCGTTTTAATCGTTTCATTACATCTCAAAGAAAATGAGCTGACACATTTCATTAACCATTCTCAAAATACCCTAAAACAATTCCTTAAAGAAGCTTGTTTGTTATTGCAAATGCAACTTAAACAACCATGA